One genomic region from Gammaproteobacteria bacterium encodes:
- the ffh gene encoding signal recognition particle protein, whose protein sequence is MFDNLKHRLARTLDGLRGRGRLTDENIEMTLREVRMALLEADVALPVVREFIQRVKERAVGQEVATSLTPGQAIIKIVYDELVAIMGQANEGLNLRTQPPAVILVAGPQGSGKTTSVAKLARWLKEKEKKSVLVASCDVYRPAATNQLEILAAEAGTDFFASNVTDQPLQIAETALQYARRRFVDVLIVDTAGRLHIDDVMMAEITRLHGTLEPIETLFVVDSMMGQDAVNAARAFNEALPLTGVILTKTDGDARGGAALSVRHVTGKPIKFLGVGEAVSALAPFYPERVASRILGMGDVLSLIEEVEQTADRPKVDKLAGKLKTGKTFDLADFRDQLCQMRKMGGLTKLLDKLPGVMGLPQGAGQKFDDKELVKMGAIIDSMTPNERRFPETIKASRKRRVALGSSTQVQDVNRLLKQFSQMQKMMKHLSKKGGLNRAMRVMKGKLPGAGF, encoded by the coding sequence ATGTTTGATAACTTGAAGCATAGGCTTGCGCGTACGCTTGACGGCCTGCGCGGGCGGGGTCGTCTAACTGATGAAAATATAGAGATGACCCTTAGGGAAGTGCGCATGGCACTTCTTGAGGCAGACGTTGCATTGCCTGTTGTCCGCGAATTTATCCAACGAGTAAAGGAGCGCGCTGTCGGTCAGGAGGTTGCTACAAGCCTGACACCAGGACAAGCCATTATCAAGATTGTCTATGACGAACTTGTTGCAATCATGGGTCAGGCAAACGAGGGCCTGAACCTTCGTACTCAACCGCCGGCAGTGATTCTCGTTGCAGGCCCGCAGGGATCGGGCAAGACGACGAGTGTGGCAAAACTCGCCAGGTGGCTGAAGGAAAAAGAGAAGAAATCTGTGCTTGTTGCCAGTTGTGACGTCTATCGTCCTGCAGCGACTAATCAGCTTGAGATCCTTGCCGCAGAGGCCGGTACGGACTTTTTTGCGAGTAATGTCACGGATCAACCGTTACAGATCGCCGAGACTGCCCTGCAGTATGCGCGTCGGCGTTTTGTTGACGTGCTAATCGTGGATACGGCGGGACGTTTGCATATCGATGATGTAATGATGGCAGAAATCACGCGCCTGCATGGCACACTTGAACCCATCGAAACCTTGTTTGTTGTCGATAGTATGATGGGGCAGGATGCAGTGAATGCTGCAAGAGCGTTTAACGAGGCCTTGCCGTTGACCGGCGTAATTCTCACCAAGACCGACGGGGATGCGCGAGGTGGAGCGGCGCTGTCCGTCAGGCATGTCACCGGGAAGCCCATCAAGTTTTTGGGGGTAGGGGAGGCCGTCAGCGCGCTTGCTCCTTTTTATCCCGAGCGTGTCGCATCGCGGATCCTTGGCATGGGTGATGTGCTCAGCCTTATCGAGGAAGTAGAACAAACGGCCGACCGCCCAAAGGTGGACAAACTTGCGGGCAAACTTAAGACGGGTAAGACGTTCGATCTTGCAGACTTTCGTGATCAGCTGTGCCAGATGCGGAAGATGGGCGGTCTAACAAAGCTTCTTGACAAGCTACCCGGTGTTATGGGTCTGCCACAAGGAGCGGGTCAAAAGTTTGACGATAAAGAACTTGTGAAAATGGGAGCCATTATTGATTCAATGACGCCCAATGAGCGCCGTTTTCCGGAGACGATCAAGGCTTCTCGCAAGCGGCGCGTTGCGCTGGGCTCCAGCACACAAGTTCAGGACGTCAATCGTTTGCTCAAACAATTTAGTCAGATGCAAAAAATGATGAAACATTTATCCAAAAAGGGCGGACTGAATA